A genomic stretch from Pectinophora gossypiella chromosome 13, ilPecGoss1.1, whole genome shotgun sequence includes:
- the LOC126371837 gene encoding uncharacterized protein LOC126371837 isoform X2 has translation MSEEESVDIEQELDNLLTKVQPNLQDVIKRSFTNVALQQTKNGEQKKPDTLEDTSYFAKNTQVNLSRLELVKSPMFHMQAVSLDLKSMGLVLRCSLGEVNVKGIYSAFNENLYNLIPVMSEGHFIVSLSNMTADVNVGLFLDEDAFSFANPGIQFTHDEVLVKLSWPSPQRNGGYEFTTTEQLAKHIDDLPLTAAISLPLYALLRQKLQRHLAQALRQATSVSDLMCCNPSLLEAFSDMVTKLAQNGNKVIDMVLINMRRTLLQTCREVLQLPPIHATFLHKNLATINRINDVSVTRPDPMKTCFHVTLRIKDLQIGYDEYRIKAMGASCSGRLAAAFTSNALHMAITVGLARWEPYAQLDDLRLQHCDAMDLHVTGLGPLSGLAGQVRAWARGAAAAHAAPALHAQLQHELHAALADLPLWNMLHANT, from the exons ATGTCGGAGGAAGAAAGTGTTGATATTGAGCAAGAACTGGACAATCTCTTAACCAAAGTCCAGCCAAATCTGCAGGACGTTATCAAACGG AGTTTTACTAATGTGGCACtgcaacaaacaaaaaatggtGAACAGAAAAAACCAGACACTCTGGAGGATACATCTTATTTTGCTAAAAACACACAGGT GAACTTATCCAGACTAGAGTTGGTGAAGTCTCCAATGTTCCACATGCAGGCGGTATCCCTGGACCTCAAGTCCATGGGGCTAGTGCTGCGCTGCTCCCTGGGAGAGGTCAATGTTAAGGGCATCTACAGCGCATTCAATGAGAACCTCTATAACCTCATACCTGTCATGTCTGAAGGACATTTTAT AGTATCCTTGTCGAACATGACAGCGGATGTAAATGTGGGGCTGTTTCTGGAtgaggacgccttctccttcgCCAACCCTGGCATACAATTCACTCATGACGAGGTACTTGTTAAG CTATCGTGGCCATCTCCTCAAAGAAACGGAGGATACGAGTTTACCACCACCGAGCAGCTCGCTAAAcacatag ATGATCTCCCGTTAACGGCAGCTATATCTTTGCCGCTGTACGCGCTTCTGCGGCAGAAGTTACAGCGACACCTTGCGCAGGCGCTGCGGCAAGCCACCAGCGTGTCAGACCTCATGTGCTGCAACCCCAGCCTGCTGGAAGCGTTCAG TGATATGGTGACGAAACTAGCACAGAACGGCAACAAAGTGATTGACATGGTGCTGATCAACATGAGGCGGACACTGCTGCAGACCTGCCGGGAGGTGCTCCAACTGCCGCCCATACACGCCACCTTCTTGCACAAA AACCTGGCTACCATCAACCGCATCAACGACGTGAGCGTCACCAGGCCTGACCCCATGAAGACTTGCTTCCACGTCACGCTCAGGATAAAGGACTTGCAG ATCGGGTATGACGAGTATCGCATAAAGGCGATGGGCGCGTCGTGCTCTGGGCGGCTGGCGGCCGCGTTCACGTCCAACGCGCTTCACATGGCCATAACCGTGGGGCTGGCGCGGTGGGAGCCCTATGCGCAGCTCGACGACCTCCGACTGCAGCATTGCGA TGCGATGGACCTGCACGTGACGGGGCTGGGCCCGCTGAGCGGGCTGGCGGGGCAGGTGCGGGCgtgggcgcgcggcgcggccgcggcgcaCGCGGCGCCCGCGCTGCACGCGCAGCTGCAGCACGAGCTGCACGCCGCGCTGGCCGACCTGCCGCTCTGGAACATGCTGCACGCCAACACGTGA
- the LOC126371837 gene encoding uncharacterized protein LOC126371837 isoform X1, with protein MSEEESVDIEQELDNLLTKVQPNLQDVIKRSFTNVALQQTKNGEQKKPDTLEDTSYFAKNTQVNLSRLELVKSPMFHMQAVSLDLKSMGLVLRCSLGEVNVKGIYSAFNENLYNLIPVMSEGHFIVSLSNMTADVNVGLFLDEDAFSFANPGIQFTHDEVLVKLSWPSPQRNGGYEFTTTEQLAKHIDDLPLTAAISLPLYALLRQKLQRHLAQALRQATSVSDLMCCNPSLLEAFSDMVTKLAQNGNKVIDMVLINMRRTLLQTCREVLQLPPIHATFLHKIGSVSFIGRLETDTGWVKNLATINRINDVSVTRPDPMKTCFHVTLRIKDLQIGYDEYRIKAMGASCSGRLAAAFTSNALHMAITVGLARWEPYAQLDDLRLQHCDAMDLHVTGLGPLSGLAGQVRAWARGAAAAHAAPALHAQLQHELHAALADLPLWNMLHANT; from the exons ATGTCGGAGGAAGAAAGTGTTGATATTGAGCAAGAACTGGACAATCTCTTAACCAAAGTCCAGCCAAATCTGCAGGACGTTATCAAACGG AGTTTTACTAATGTGGCACtgcaacaaacaaaaaatggtGAACAGAAAAAACCAGACACTCTGGAGGATACATCTTATTTTGCTAAAAACACACAGGT GAACTTATCCAGACTAGAGTTGGTGAAGTCTCCAATGTTCCACATGCAGGCGGTATCCCTGGACCTCAAGTCCATGGGGCTAGTGCTGCGCTGCTCCCTGGGAGAGGTCAATGTTAAGGGCATCTACAGCGCATTCAATGAGAACCTCTATAACCTCATACCTGTCATGTCTGAAGGACATTTTAT AGTATCCTTGTCGAACATGACAGCGGATGTAAATGTGGGGCTGTTTCTGGAtgaggacgccttctccttcgCCAACCCTGGCATACAATTCACTCATGACGAGGTACTTGTTAAG CTATCGTGGCCATCTCCTCAAAGAAACGGAGGATACGAGTTTACCACCACCGAGCAGCTCGCTAAAcacatag ATGATCTCCCGTTAACGGCAGCTATATCTTTGCCGCTGTACGCGCTTCTGCGGCAGAAGTTACAGCGACACCTTGCGCAGGCGCTGCGGCAAGCCACCAGCGTGTCAGACCTCATGTGCTGCAACCCCAGCCTGCTGGAAGCGTTCAG TGATATGGTGACGAAACTAGCACAGAACGGCAACAAAGTGATTGACATGGTGCTGATCAACATGAGGCGGACACTGCTGCAGACCTGCCGGGAGGTGCTCCAACTGCCGCCCATACACGCCACCTTCTTGCACAAA ATAGGGTCGGTATCGTTTATCGGCAGGTTGGAAACGGACACGGGGTGGGTCAAGAACCTGGCTACCATCAACCGCATCAACGACGTGAGCGTCACCAGGCCTGACCCCATGAAGACTTGCTTCCACGTCACGCTCAGGATAAAGGACTTGCAG ATCGGGTATGACGAGTATCGCATAAAGGCGATGGGCGCGTCGTGCTCTGGGCGGCTGGCGGCCGCGTTCACGTCCAACGCGCTTCACATGGCCATAACCGTGGGGCTGGCGCGGTGGGAGCCCTATGCGCAGCTCGACGACCTCCGACTGCAGCATTGCGA TGCGATGGACCTGCACGTGACGGGGCTGGGCCCGCTGAGCGGGCTGGCGGGGCAGGTGCGGGCgtgggcgcgcggcgcggccgcggcgcaCGCGGCGCCCGCGCTGCACGCGCAGCTGCAGCACGAGCTGCACGCCGCGCTGGCCGACCTGCCGCTCTGGAACATGCTGCACGCCAACACGTGA